Below is a genomic region from Pseudomonadales bacterium.
CCAACACGAAGCAGCGATGGTCGTGCCCGACTATATGGCCGATGAAATTTCCTTATCCGGTCCTGAAGATCGTATTAAAGAAAAGTTACAAGACTGGAAAAAGTCGAAGATTACTACTCTTATGATTGGTGTCAGTGCCTTTGGTGAAGAAGCAACGCGGAATAATATGCGTATTTTATCTGAGGGTGCTTTATAAACTCTTGATAAGTCACATTATTACTTTTGAAAGCCAGTTTTTACTGGCTTTTTTTGTTTCTGCAGGCGTAGAATATTGAGATAAATATTGCAAGGTCAATATATGCAGGACTGGTCTGACATATTTCAAAGCACATATAAGCTGCTGTCGCATAAATTAAAAGATTGCTTTCACGCGGCTACGCACGAGCTGCAAAGTCAACTCGATAAGCAAGCCCTGCACGACAATTCCCTACAAGCCCATAAGGCTGTTGAAAGCCATTACCAATCTGTTTTTGAAAAACTGCACAACGCCTCAGAACAATTTAGTCAGAAAAAAGTAGTGCGATTTGCAGAACGCAAAGTCGACAGCTTAAGCGTGCTCAGTAAACAAGAGCATAGCTTCGATGTCTATGGAAAGTCATTTTGCCGAAAAGCCGATGATTTATCGCAGTCGCTATTAATTTTGTCCTGGTTACGATTTGAATCCCTGATAGGACACAAGCTTGCAATCGATGGCTTGCCAAATGCACCGGCTGTTTTAGCAGATGTGGCAAAAATCTACGTGAATGCACTGGCGCTTGATGAAGAGCAATCAGTGATGTTGTTTAAAGCCATACTGAAAGAGTATGTGTTTGAGTTTCACAAGCTTAATACGCAGCTGAATAATTTTTTTGTCAGCAAGGCAATCTTGGCTGAGCTTGATGATAATGATGTCAATGCTAGGCTCAAACAAATGCATAAGTCTGAACAGGATCAAAAGCATCGTAATGAAGTTTTAAGCGATATGGCTGAGTTTGTTCTGCCAGAGCATAATGCATCTTCAGCAGCGCTGTTAGATATTGAAAGCGTTATATCAGCTGTCGAAATTCCTGAGCAGCTAGAGCATCATCTTATTGACAATAATAGCGATGCAGACTTAATTTCTGATCAAGATTTAGTAGCGCAATTAGACAACAGTTTTGCTGACTTTGATACTGAGGATTTTACCGCTGATTCTTTTACAAATTTAGCCGACGAGCTAAATGAAAAGTTTGCACAAGAAGATTTCCAAGTTTCAAAAAATGCGGAAAACACTATCGCTATGTTATCGATGCTGTTTGATGATCTTGCGCAGTTTCATTTGCCTGAGCCGATTCAGCGTCTCATGGATAGGCTAAGTCTGCCTATTCTAAAGACCGCACTGAATGATCAAAGCTTCTTTCTAGATGCGAATAACCCAGGTCAGCAACTGCTCAATAAAATGGCTGAGTTATCTGTGTTATGGGAAAAGTCTGATCAGGAAGAAGACGATATTCTGTTAGCGGCAATGAAAAATAGCGTGCAACAGGTCAACCAGCATTATCAGACCAATAGCAATATTTTTGCCGAATCCATCCAATATTTAGAGCAAGCAGAAAGTCAATTCTTGGCACGTGCAAAAAAACGTGAGGAACGACTCAAATCCTTAGAAAAAGCAAAGTCTCGTCAACTTGAAGCGCAGCATATCGCTAGAAAACATTTGGATGCAAAATTTGCGAAACTTGAGTTGCCCACGGCGATCAACGATTTTCTTTATCAATATTGGTCTAAGACTCTGTGTTTTGCTTTTAATAAGTTTGCTAACACACAAAATGAACTGTGGCAGGCAGCTATAGCTGCCGAAGATCAGTTGCTTAACTATATGCGCGATAAAATCACTGGCGACCGAGCTAAGGCAGTATATGGCTTACAGACGCAATTATTATCAATAGGTTTAGCCAAAGTTGAAGTTAATGCACAATTAAAAGCTATACTTCCTGCGTTAGATTCAGTGAGTATAGATGCAGATGTAGGCTTGGTTGATGATAATCCATTAGATGCTGCGCAATTAAAAGCTCAGCAAGCGATCTTAAATTCATTGGCAGCCAGTGTGGATGCGGTCGAAGATGAGCTTGAGCAAGATGCAGCAAAAAGCCAGTCACCGACATCAGGGCAGGCCGCACTGTCGCTTAGTACTAATTCGCCCACAGACTCTTCCCTAGCTGAGGCCGATTTTACATCGCCATCTTCTGAGTCTCTATCGAAACAAGACCAAGCTGATAAGCAGGACGGTGGACAGCAGTCGGTCGAGCCGCAGACAGTTGAACCGCCTTTAGATGCTAGCCCGTCCAGCAACGCAACTGAAGAAAATGTGGCAAAATTTACAGTGGATACCATCAGCAAGCTGCTGACGATGAATACTTGGGTTCGCGATAATCGACAGTCGCCGGTATTAAAATTAAAGTTAGCGACCTACATTAAGTTTACCGATACGTTTGTCTGGGTAAATCGTGAGGGTCAAAAAGTGATGGATATGCACAGTGATGAAGCAGTGCAGCTGCTTAACGATGCACAGCTTGAATTACTGGAAAACGACGGCGTATTTGATAAGGCGCTAGAACATGTTATTACCCACTTAAAAGCCTAAGTTATCCTTAGCCATACAGCCACAACTGATCAATTTATAAATGGAAGGAAGAGCTCATCTGACGCGATAAGCTGGGAGTGAAATGTTGAAAAGCGAGCTGAAGAATATGCAGCCCGCTAAGAAACGTTTTATTTGATAAGCATTAAAGCTTACAAAATATTGAATCTTTATATACGAATACCGCCGTCCATCTCAATCGTGCGGCCGGTGAAGTAATCATTTTCTAAAATATACACCGCCGTTTGAGCAATTTCACTGGGTTCACCCAAGCGCTTCAGTGGAATCATATTCGCCATTTTTTCTAAGGCTTCAGGTTTCATCGACTGAACCATTTCAGTTGCAATAAAGCCCGGCGCAATGCCTGCAGCGCGAATACCATAGCGCGAAAGCTCTTTCGCCCATGTTACGGTCATCGCTGCTACACCGGCTTTGGCAGCCGAGTAATTCGTTTGACCCATATTACCGCCTTTAGAGAGGCTAGAGATGTTAATAATGCAACCCTGCGTATTGGTTTCAATCATTTTGGTTGCTGCTTCTCGGCCACAAAGGAAGACGCCGGTTAAATTCACATCGATAACCATCTGCCACTCGGCCAGGCTCATGCGCTTCTGCACTTGGCCGTCTTTAGCTTTCACCATTAAACCGTCGCGCGTAATACCCGCATTATTAATCAGGCAATCTAGGCCGCCTAATTCGCTGACGATTTGGCTGAATAAATGTTCAACTTCAGTCTCGTCCGCAATATTGGCTTTGAAAGCTTTGGCGCTTCCACCTAAAGCCTCGCAGCTAGCAACTGCCGCGGCTAAACGTTCTTCGTTTAAATCAATGAGCGCTAGCACCGCGCCTTTTGCCGCAAACGCTTCAGCCATCGCTAAACCTAAGCCTTGAGCGCCACCGGTAATGGCAACAACTTTACCTTTTGGATCCATGATTTTCTCCGTCAGTATGGAATATTAAAAAAACAGGCATTGTACTGAATTTGTATTTTTTTGCGAATCATAGCCACCATCGACCTGATTAAAATAAAACTTGAATTATTAGTCCTTGTCACCATCTAAATAGGTATAGCTTAGATGGATTTATATCATGCGTTTGTTACTACCTTTATTTATCGGCGTTCCTATCGTCGAAATGTTGATTTTAATTCAAGTCGGGGGTCTGATTGGTGCTCTGCCGACCATTGGCTTAGTTTTGTTAACGGCAGTGATAGGTTTGCACTTGCTGCGACAGCAGGGTTTATCCACGCTGATGCGCGCTAAGCAAAAAATGGCTGATGGCCAGTTACCCGCTGAAGAAGTGGTAACAGGGCTGTTGCTAGCCGTTGGCGGCGCGCTACTGTTAACCCCTGGTTTTTTTACCGATACCCTTGGCTTCCTTTGTCTACTGCCGGGCCCACGGCAGCTATTAGTTAAGTCATTGATTAGTAAGGGCGTATTTCAGGCTATGCAGGCTCAACCATTCGCAGCGCAAGATTATACCGGCGCATACTCGCAGTCAGGTGAAGCAGGCGATGACAGCATTGATGGCGAGTGCTCGCCGGTCGATGAGAATAAACAGCTTGGCCAGTGATCATTTAGCAGTGATCA
It encodes:
- a CDS encoding DUF1631 family protein; the protein is MQDWSDIFQSTYKLLSHKLKDCFHAATHELQSQLDKQALHDNSLQAHKAVESHYQSVFEKLHNASEQFSQKKVVRFAERKVDSLSVLSKQEHSFDVYGKSFCRKADDLSQSLLILSWLRFESLIGHKLAIDGLPNAPAVLADVAKIYVNALALDEEQSVMLFKAILKEYVFEFHKLNTQLNNFFVSKAILAELDDNDVNARLKQMHKSEQDQKHRNEVLSDMAEFVLPEHNASSAALLDIESVISAVEIPEQLEHHLIDNNSDADLISDQDLVAQLDNSFADFDTEDFTADSFTNLADELNEKFAQEDFQVSKNAENTIAMLSMLFDDLAQFHLPEPIQRLMDRLSLPILKTALNDQSFFLDANNPGQQLLNKMAELSVLWEKSDQEEDDILLAAMKNSVQQVNQHYQTNSNIFAESIQYLEQAESQFLARAKKREERLKSLEKAKSRQLEAQHIARKHLDAKFAKLELPTAINDFLYQYWSKTLCFAFNKFANTQNELWQAAIAAEDQLLNYMRDKITGDRAKAVYGLQTQLLSIGLAKVEVNAQLKAILPALDSVSIDADVGLVDDNPLDAAQLKAQQAILNSLAASVDAVEDELEQDAAKSQSPTSGQAALSLSTNSPTDSSLAEADFTSPSSESLSKQDQADKQDGGQQSVEPQTVEPPLDASPSSNATEENVAKFTVDTISKLLTMNTWVRDNRQSPVLKLKLATYIKFTDTFVWVNREGQKVMDMHSDEAVQLLNDAQLELLENDGVFDKALEHVITHLKA
- a CDS encoding SDR family oxidoreductase: MDPKGKVVAITGGAQGLGLAMAEAFAAKGAVLALIDLNEERLAAAVASCEALGGSAKAFKANIADETEVEHLFSQIVSELGGLDCLINNAGITRDGLMVKAKDGQVQKRMSLAEWQMVIDVNLTGVFLCGREAATKMIETNTQGCIINISSLSKGGNMGQTNYSAAKAGVAAMTVTWAKELSRYGIRAAGIAPGFIATEMVQSMKPEALEKMANMIPLKRLGEPSEIAQTAVYILENDYFTGRTIEMDGGIRI
- a CDS encoding FxsA family protein, which codes for MRLLLPLFIGVPIVEMLILIQVGGLIGALPTIGLVLLTAVIGLHLLRQQGLSTLMRAKQKMADGQLPAEEVVTGLLLAVGGALLLTPGFFTDTLGFLCLLPGPRQLLVKSLISKGVFQAMQAQPFAAQDYTGAYSQSGEAGDDSIDGECSPVDENKQLGQ